From the Candidatus Brocadiia bacterium genome, one window contains:
- a CDS encoding TolC family protein encodes MENIMRFYALLTVFLLSLPVIADQAPGSADDKLTLIKSVKLAAENNRQIKQGQQMVLGAEAKMGESQSYRYPHLQLDANYYRLNNIPEFSIPGMGAFRMGIADNYSYKATVSQALFAWGKISNGIALSRTELEISRQIAALTEREITYAVIRVFYQLLATQEAVKVVDDNISLLEQRLKMMKQKYQAGEISDFDILSTEVQISSAGGQRLDMLNGLNKLQMQFNLILVRPVNSAVILDGALVYNRINVDERTAVAGALANRIEARQIQDKEKMAQLQKDLAAAGNRPNLNAFGSWELKNGYLADLDSYKGAWTFGLTLSFPVFDGFKSRSQVRQADANLNAIRLEYEQQRQVIETEVKQALLDIQSAWQKIEIGKLTVTQAEMALRIAEERYGKGLIDALDLLNAQTVLTGARLNLLQSAYNFNLSKYNLEKVTGNEFGIGN; translated from the coding sequence ATGGAGAATATCATGAGGTTTTACGCCCTGCTGACCGTCTTTTTATTGTCCCTGCCCGTAATAGCCGATCAGGCGCCGGGAAGCGCGGACGACAAATTAACCTTGATTAAAAGCGTCAAGCTGGCCGCGGAAAATAACCGGCAGATAAAACAGGGCCAGCAGATGGTCCTGGGCGCCGAGGCAAAAATGGGCGAATCGCAAAGTTACCGCTATCCCCACCTGCAATTGGACGCCAATTATTACCGGTTGAATAATATCCCCGAGTTTTCCATCCCGGGAATGGGCGCGTTCAGGATGGGTATCGCCGACAATTACAGTTATAAAGCAACGGTCTCGCAGGCGCTGTTTGCCTGGGGCAAGATTTCCAACGGCATCGCCCTGAGCCGGACCGAACTGGAAATATCCCGGCAAATCGCGGCCCTGACCGAACGGGAAATCACCTACGCCGTCATCCGGGTCTTTTACCAACTGCTCGCCACACAGGAAGCCGTCAAGGTGGTTGATGACAACATCAGCCTGCTGGAACAGCGCCTTAAAATGATGAAACAGAAATACCAGGCCGGCGAGATATCCGATTTTGATATCCTTTCAACCGAGGTGCAGATAAGTTCGGCCGGAGGCCAGAGACTGGATATGCTCAACGGATTGAACAAGTTACAGATGCAGTTCAACCTGATTCTGGTGCGTCCGGTAAATAGCGCAGTCATCCTTGACGGCGCGCTTGTCTACAATCGGATAAACGTGGATGAACGGACCGCCGTCGCCGGAGCGCTGGCAAACCGCATAGAAGCCCGGCAGATCCAGGACAAGGAAAAAATGGCGCAGTTGCAGAAGGACCTGGCCGCCGCGGGCAACCGGCCGAACCTGAACGCCTTCGGCAGTTGGGAACTTAAAAACGGCTACCTGGCCGATTTAGACTCTTATAAAGGCGCCTGGACTTTCGGGTTGACGCTGAGTTTTCCCGTATTTGACGGGTTCAAAAGCCGTTCGCAGGTGCGGCAGGCAGACGCCAACTTAAACGCCATCCGCCTGGAATATGAACAACAGCGCCAGGTTATCGAGACCGAGGTCAAGCAGGCCCTGCTTGACATCCAGTCCGCCTGGCAGAAAATAGAAATCGGCAAGCTGACCGTGACCCAGGCCGAGATGGCGCTCCGGATCGCCGAAGAGCGTTACGGTAAAGGGCTGATTGACGCGCTGGATTTGCTCAACGCCCAAACGGTCTTGACCGGCGCCAGGTTAAACCTGCTCCAGT